The following nucleotide sequence is from Streptomyces brevispora.
GACGAGCACGACGGGGTCTGGGCGCTCGGCACCCGCGACTGCTCCCTCCAGCGCCGCCACCAGAAGGTCATCGAGGAGGCCCCCGCACCCGGTCTCAGTGACGAGCTGCGCGACCGGCTGCACGCCGCCGCCGTGGCCGCCGCACGGGCCGTCGGCTACCGGGGCGCGGGCACCGTCGAATTCCTGCTCACCGACGACGGACGGCCGTACTTCCTGGAGATGAACACCCGCCTCCAGGTCGAACACCCCGTCACCGAGGCCGTGTTCGGCCTCGACCTCGTCGCGCTCCAGCTGCGCACCGCCGAGGGTGAACCGCTGCCCGCCGCCGCACCCCCGCACCCGGCCGGACACGCCGTCGAGGCCCGGCTCTACGCCGAGGACCCGGCCCGCGACTGGCAGCCACAGACCGGAGCACTGCTCTCGCTCGACGTGCCGGAGGAGCCCGGCATACGCCTGGACACCGGGTACACCGGCGGCGACACCGTCGGCGTGCACTACGACCCGATGCTCGCCAAGGTCATCGCGCACGCCCCCACCCGCACCGAAGCCGCACGCCTCCTCGCCCGCACCCTGGAACGCGCCCGCATCCACGGCCCGGTCACCAACCGCGACCTGCTCGTACGCTCCCTGCGCCACCCGGACTTCATGGCGGCCCGCCTGGACACCGGCTTCTACGAACGCCACCTTCAGGCGCTGACCCCCGCACCCGACGAGGCGGGCGGGCAACTGGCCGCCACCGCCACCGCTCTCGCCGACGCGGCCCACACCACCACCACCGCGGGCGTCACCCGCTTCGGGGCCTGGCGCAACCTCCCCTCGCAGCCCCAGCTCAGGCGCTACCGCGGCGAACCCGACGGCCGCGAGTACGAGATCACCTACCGCACCACCCGCGACGGCCCGGCCGTCGACACGCAGGGCGTCCGCGTCGTCGTCGCCCGCCCCGACCGCGTCACCCTCGAATCCGCTGGCGTCATACGGCACTTCACCGTGTCGCGACATGGCGACCGGGTGTACGTGGACACCGCCACCGGCTCGTACACCTTCACCGCCCTGCCCCGCTTCACCGACCCCGCCGAACGGACCGAACCCGGTTCCCTGCTCGCCCCGATGCCCGGCACGGTCGTCCGCCTCGCCGAGGGTCTGGCGGCCGGGGCAGCCGTCGAGGCCGGGCAGCCGCTGATCTGGCTGGAGGCGATGAAGATGGAGCACCGCATCCTCGCCCCCGCCACCGGCACCCTCACCGCGCTGCACGCCGCACCCGGCCTCCAGGTGGAGGTCGGCGCACTGCTCGCCGTCGTCACCGAGCCGACGGACCACGACCCCGAAGCCTCTGAGGAGACCGCATGAGCACCGTTCTCGAAACCGAAGAGCACCAGGCCCTGCGCGCAGCCGTCGCCGCCCTCGGCAAGCGGTACGGGCGCGACTACATGACCTCCGTCGTCCGGGACGGCGCCCACCCCGGCGAGCTGTGGGCCGAGGCCGCCAAGCTCGGCTACCTCGGCGTGAACCTCCCCGAGGAGTACGGCGGCGGAGGCAGCGGAATGGCCGAACTCTCCATAGTTCTGGAAGAGTTGGGGGCCGCCGGCTCACCCCTCCTCATGATGGTCGTCTCGCCCGCCATCTGCGGCACCGTCATCGCCCGCTTCGGCACCGACGCCCAGAAACGGCAGTGGCTGCCCGGCCTCGCGGACGGCAGCCTCATCATGGCCTTCGGCATCACCGAGCCGGACGCCGGTTCCAACTCGCACCGGATCAGCACCACCGCCCGCCGCGAGGGCGAGGAGTGGGTGCTCACCGGCCGCAAGGTCTTCGTCTCCGGCGTCGACATCGCCGACGCCACGCTCATCGTCGGCCGCACCGAGGACGCCAGGTCCGGCAAGCTCAAGCCCTGCCTGTTCATCGTCCCGCGCGAGGCCCCCGGCTTCCAGCGGTCGCAGATCGACATGGAACTCCAGGCCCCGGAGAAGCAGTTCGAGCTGGTCCTCGACGAGGTGCGACTGCCCGCCGACGCACTCGTCGGCGACCAGGACGCCGGTCTCCTCCAGCTCTTCGCCGGGCTCAACCCGGAACGCGTCATGACCGCGGCCTTCGGCATCGGGATGGGCCGCTACGCGCTCGGCCGCGCGGTCGAGTACGCGAAGACCCGGCAGGTGTGGAAGGAGCCCATCGGCGCCCACCAGGCCATCGCGCACCCCCTGGCCCAGGCCCACATCGAACTCGAACTGGCCCGGCTGATGATGCAGAAGGCCGCCCGGCTCTACGACGACGGCGAAGACATCGCCGCGGGCGAGGCGGCCAACATGGCCAAGTACGCGGCCGGGGAGGCGTGCGTGAAGGCCGTCGACCAGGCGGTGCACACCCTCGGCGGCAACGGCCTCACCCGCGAGTACGGCCTCGGCTCCCTGATCACCGCGTCCCGCGTCGCCCGGATCGCACCGGTCAGCCGGGAAATGATCCTGAACTACGTGTCCCATCAGTCCCTGGGTCTCCCCAAGTCGTACTGACAGCCGCCATTCTGTCCCTCCACGCCGTACGGGACCCGCCAGGGTCCGCGGGTCCCGGCCACGGCGACGCACCCCACCTCTCCACGCGCGTTTGCACGGAGCGGCCCATCCCCGCCCCGTCCTCGCCGCCCCGCCTTTCCGCATCGAAGGGACTACCCGCCATGGCGCACGTGTTCCGGAGCGACTACCCCGACGTCCAGCCACTCGACACGGCCATCCACGACGCGGTGCTGGGCCAGGCCGCCGCGGAGTACGGCGACGCGGTCGCCCTGATCGACGGTACGAACGACAGCAGCCGGCTCACCTACCGGCAGCTCGACACCTTCCACCGGAAGATCGCCGCGGGGCTGGCCGCCGCCGGACTCGCCAAGGGCGACGTACTCGCCCTGCACAGCCCCAACACCATCGCCTATCCGGCCGTCTTCTTCGCCGCCACCAGAGCCGGGGCCACCGTCACCACCGTCCACCCGCTCGCCACGGCCGACGAGTTCGCCAAACAGCTCCGCGACTCCTCCGCCCGCTGGATCGTCACCGTCTCCCCGCTCCTGGACACGGCCCGCCGCGCGGCCGAACTCGTCGGCGGCATCGAGGAGATCTTCGTCTGCGACCAGGCCGCGGGACACACCTCCGTCCTCGACATGCTCGCCACCACCGCCCCCGAACCGATGATCACCATCGACCCGGCGCAGGACATCGCCGCGCTGCCGTACTCCTCCGGCACCACGGGCATCCCCAAGGGCGTCATGCTCACCCACCGCTCCATGGCCACCAACCTGGAGCAGCTGCGCCCCTTCATCCCCATGGGCCCCGGGTCCCGCATCCTGGCCGTGCTCCCCTTCTTTCACATCTATGGGCTCACCGCCCTGATGAACGCACCGCTGAGGACCGGCGCCACCGTCGTCGTACTGCCGCGCTTCGACCTCACCCAGTTCCTGGCCGCGATCGAGACGCACCGCATCACCGGCCTGTACGTGGCCCCGCCGATCGTCCTCGCGCTCGCCAAGCACCCGGCCGTCGACCGGTACGACCTGTCCTCGCTGGAGTACGTCGTCAGCGCCGCCGCCCCGCTCGACGCCGAACTCGCCGCCGCCTGCTCGCGCCGGCTCGGCCTGCCGCCCGTGCGCCAGGCGTACGGGATGACGGAACTCTCGCCCGGCACCCATGTCGTCCCGCTGGCCGCCGAGAACCCGCCGCCCGGGGCCGTCGGCACCCTGCTGCCCAACACCGAGATGCGCATCGTCTCCCTGGACGCCCCCGACGAGGACGCCGGAACCGACACCGAGGGCGAGATCCTGATCCGGGGCCCGCAGGTCATGAAGGGCTACCTCGGCCGCCCCGAAGCCACCGCCGACATGATCGACGGCGACGGCTGGGTGCACACCGGCGACCTCGGACGTGTCGACGAGGACGGCTGGCTGTTCGTCGTCGACCGGGTCAAGGAACTCATCAAGTACAAGGGCTACCAGGTCGCCCCCGCCGAACTCGAAGCGCTCCTCCTCACCCACGAGTCCATCGCCGACGCCGCCGTCATCGGCGTGTACGACGCCGACGGCAACGAGGTCCCCAAGGCCTGCCTGGTCCGTCAGCCGTCCGTCGCGCCGGTGGACCTCACGGCGGACGACGTCATGGCGTACGTCGCCGAGCGCGTCGCCCCGTACAAGAAGGTCCGGCAGGTCGAGTTCATCGACGCCGTACCGCGCGCCACGTCCGGCAAGATCCTGCGCCGCGAACTGCGCGACCGCGAGAACTCCCGCACCGCACCCGACACCCCGGAGACGACCCCATGACGCTCGCCGCCCCCACGCACGAGCGCGGCATCACCACCCTCACCCTGGACTCGCCGGCCAACCGCAACGCGCTCTCCGCGCGACTGGTCGGCGAGCTCTCCGCAGCCCTTGCCGGGTGCGGGGCCGACGACTCCGTACGAGCCGTCGTCCTCACCCACACCGGCAACACCTTCTGCGCGGGCGCCGACCTGACCGCACCCGCCGACCCGGCGGCCTTCGTCGCGCTGATGCGGCAGATCGTCGCGCTGCCCAAACCGGTGGTGGCCCGGGTCACCGGCCACGTCCGGGCGGGCGGGCTCGGACTGCTCGGCGCCTGCGACATCTCCGCGGCCGGACCGGCCGCCACGTTCGCCCTCACCGAGTCCCGCCTGGGCCTGGCCCCCGCCGTCATCTCCCTCCCGCTGCTGCCCCGCACCGACCCGCGCGCCGCCGCCCGCTACTACCTCACCGGCGAACGCTTCGACGCCGCCGAAGCCGCCCGGATCTCACTGATCACGCTGGCCGCCGACGACGTGGACGACGCCCTCGCCCCCGTGCTCGACGGACTGCGCAGGGCCTCCCCGCAGGGCCTGCGGGCGTCGAAAGAACTGGTCACGGCTAGTGTGCTCGAGACTTTCGAACAGCACGCAGAAGACCTCATCGCCCGGTCCGCGGCACTCTTCGCCTCCGCGGAGGCCCGCGAGGGAATGACGGCCTTCCTCGAACGACGGGACCCCGCATGGGTGTGGTGACGCAGGGCCGAGGCCCAGGACCCAAACAGGACCGCAGCCGCGCCACCCGCAAACGGCTCCTGGAAGCCGCGGTCTCCTGCCTCGCCGAACACGGCTGGGCGGGCTCCACCGTCTCCGTGGTCGCCGAACGCGCCGGAGTCTCGCGCGGCGCCGCCCAGCACCACTTCCCGACCCGCGAGGACCTGTTCACCGCGGCCGTCGAGTACGTCGCCGAGGAACGCTCCGCCGCCCTGCGCGCCCTCCCCGACCAGGACCGCGCCGCGGTCGTCGCCGCCCTCGTCGACCTCTACACCGGCCCCCTCTTCCGCGCCGCCCTCCAACTGTGGGTCGCCGCCTCCAACGAGGAACAGCTCCGCCCCCGCGTCACCGAACTCGAAGCCCGCGTCGGCCGCGAGACCCACCGCATCGCCGTCGGCCTCCTGCACGCGGACGAGAACCGCCCCGGCGTACGCGAAACGGTCCAGGGCCTCCTGGACATGGCCCGCGGCCTGGGCCTGGCCAACGTCCTCACCGACGACACGGCCCGCCGCCGCAGGGTCGTGGCGCAGTGGGCGGCGATGGTGGAGGACGCGCTGGGCTGAGCGGTCCAGGCACCGGTACGGACCCGCCGCCGGCGGCCGTCCGGCCCGCATCCGGCCCGCATCCGGCCCGCATCCGGCCCGCATCCGGCCCATCCGGCTCGTCGGATGCCAGCACATGAGGCGGGTTCGCCGAGCACGGATGCCCCTGGATATCCTGCCTTGTCCTGAACAGGCCAGGGAGGCCCCCGTCATGAGCAGCACCACCCCACCCTTTCCCGCCCGGATCGAGCTCACGGAGGAAGGCCTCGTCCTGCGCGACTGGACGGAATCGGATCTGGCCGCGATGCCGGATCTGTTCGACCACCCCGACGTCGCGCACTGGACCCCGTTCGCCTCGCCCTTCGACGAGGAGGCCGCCCGGTCCTGCCTGGACAGGGCCCGGAGCCAGCGGGCGGCGGGCGTGACCATCCGCCTCGCCATCACCGTCGACGGCGGCGCACCGCTCGGCGAGGTGATGCTGCGACGCGCCCCTGAGGGCACGGAGATCGGTTACGCGGTCGGCCCGGCGCACCGAGGCCAGGGACTGGCCGCTCGGGCGGTGCGGATGATGGCCGCGTACGCCTTCGAGGAGCTGGGTGCGGAGCAGGTGATCCTGGAGCTGGAGGCCGAGAACGCGGCCAGCGTCGGGGTGGCCACCAGGACGGGCTTCAGCCTGCTCGACGTGCCCCTGATCGAGGGCGAGGAGAAGGGGCGGCCGTATGTCCTGCAGACGTGGGGCCTGAATCGGCCGTGACCCCGATCGGCCCCACGGCCGAGGGGCCGGCCCTCGCATGAGAGCGGGGACTCACGGAACGGATGCGTGCGCCCTCTCCGGCTCTGGTTGCCGCGCCATGGTCAGTACTCCGGTTGTGGACCGTGATCTCGTGTCTTGCGGTGGCGAAGGTTGAGCGCGTGCCTCCCGACAAGGGAAGTGGCTCGGCTGGGCCGGAGGCGCCGCGGCGTTACGTGTTCTGGCAGGCTCTGGCTTCGAAGTCCGCCAGGGGGACGGTGATTTCGGACTTGTCGCCTTCACCCGAGATGTTGTCGTAGCGGACATTTCCGGGGGTGAGCCGGTCCCGGTCGGCCAGGGTGAAGGAGACGTTGCCCGATGACCACGAGTTGTCGGTGGTCCAGCCGTAGAGGGCATAGGCGGTCTTGGCGGTGAGCGGAGTGAGAGGTCTGGTCGCGGTCCAGCCGGCAGCAGGAGATTCGAGGGACCAGATGGCGAGACCGGCCGTGAGGGGACGGTCGGCGGTCCATGAACCGACCGTCACCGTCTTGTTGACTTCGGCGCTGTGCACGTAGAGGGTCGCACCGTCGATGTGATGTCCGCAGACCATCATGACGCCGAGCAGATGGCCGTCGGCGGTCACGGAGATACCGGCGACGGCGTCGATGGGAACCGTGCACCCTGAGGTTGTGGCCAGGGCCATGACGGCCGCGACGGCACCGACGGCATGCCGGAACACCGGCCGTGAAGTGGTCGACCACATGATGAGCCCCCTGCCCGGGGTCGCGCGTGCGGCCCCGCCTCCCGGAGGGTAGGGGCCGAGCGGCGTCGGGCCGCAGCGTCGCCACCCACCTGTTGCGCGCTCGTTATTGCCTTGTGGCCGCAGGTCACAGCATGGATCCCGCCCGATGACAGGACATGTTCGAGTACGTCCTCGCGGTTGCCCGCGACCACCGGATCGCACCCGGGCGGGCAAGGTGCGGGCCGATGAACTGAGCCTCTTCCAACCTCACGTTGACGCGTGATAGAGGACGAGCACGGCCTGGCCGATCGCAGGGATGCGGTTGGTGCTGAGGCTAATGAACTTGGCAGGGAGTTCGGTTCAGGGAGCTTTGAGGAGGTCGCGGAGTCCGGCGACGAGTTTGGTGATGTCACGTTCGGCGGGCGGCTCCGCCGGGGCGCCGGTGCTGGTGCCGGTGGCGGTGGTGGTCTTCGGCTGTCGGCAGGGGTGGCAGAGGCCGTCGGGAAGTGCTTCGGGGCGGCCGGGGGTGCCGCATTCGGTGCACTCCATCATCACGCGCCGGACGGGGGTCCCTGCGGGCGGCGGTGTGGGGGCGGTGGGCAGGGCGGGCGGGAGTTTGTCGTTGAGGCGGCGGCGGACGAAGCCGACGGGTGAGTCGACGCGGAGGGGCAGTCCGGCGGTGAGGGCGTGGGTGAGGTAGTCGGTGTCCACGCCGCGGTCGAACCACCGGGTGGCCAGGGCCTCCAGGACCGTGCAGTCGGCGGCGGACAGCGCGAGCCGCGCATCGACGCGCCCGAGTCCGGCCAGTGCCAGGTACGCGGGCGAGGGAGACGGCGAGGGGGAGGGCGACGGCGCGGGCGCGGCAGCGGGCCGGTCCGGCTCGGCCGGCCGCTGTGCAGGCGCCACAGGAGGAGCCACCGGCTCGACCTCCGGCACGGGCGTGGGCACCGCCACAGGTACCGGCACCGGTTCGGGCGGGCATTCCTGGTGCTCCGGCACCAGGTGCGCGGCCCACCACTCGTTGTCCCGGGAGGTTCGCGACCAGTAGGTGCGGAACACCCACCGCACCTGGTCGCGTTCGCCGACAGCGCACCGGACGCGTCGCAGATGCCCGGCGGCCGACAACGCGGTCAGGGCGGAACCGACGGCCTGCTGCCCGTAGAGCGGGAGTTGCTTCGCGAGGCACTTCACGCTCATCGTGGCGCCCTCGGGCAGCCGCTCGATGAACCCGGCGACATACCGCTCCCGCAACGGCAGCAGCGCGAAGTCGTCAGCGCGGGCCGGGAGTTCGTCCGGCGCGGTTCGCTTGCCGTAACCGGGATGGGCCATCGGGTACGGGGCCGACACTGCGGACACGGACAGGGCGGGACTAAAGTTCTGAACAGCCACGAGATCGGGTCTCTTTCGATCTTGGGGTGAGACCCCGGCCGGTGCGATTACACCGCGTCGGGGTCGTTTCGTTCTCGCACCGTAGACAGTCGCCACGCACCGTCGCAAGCTGTCACCATTAGTCATACTTGCTGGCCGTGACGGGTCAGGGAGGTTGGGGAGGTTTTACCAACCACCCTTCTTTCCCTACCGGTTAAAGAAGGCGCTCGAATCTCGGAGCTCGTGGCTCGACGCTCGGATCTCGAAGCTCGGATCCCAAGTCC
It contains:
- a CDS encoding acetyl/propionyl/methylcrotonyl-CoA carboxylase subunit alpha, whose translation is MITTLLVANRGEIACRIFRTCRTLGIATVAVYSDADADALHVREADTAVRLPGAAPSATYLRGDLVVAAALAAGADAVHPGYGFLSENAGFAAAVQDAGLVWVGPPVKAIELMASKTRAKELMAAAGVPLLAPVDPAEARAEDLPLLLKAAAGGGGRGMRIVRELVDLEEELTAAVAEALSAFGNGEVFAEPYVERGRHVEVQIMADEHDGVWALGTRDCSLQRRHQKVIEEAPAPGLSDELRDRLHAAAVAAARAVGYRGAGTVEFLLTDDGRPYFLEMNTRLQVEHPVTEAVFGLDLVALQLRTAEGEPLPAAAPPHPAGHAVEARLYAEDPARDWQPQTGALLSLDVPEEPGIRLDTGYTGGDTVGVHYDPMLAKVIAHAPTRTEAARLLARTLERARIHGPVTNRDLLVRSLRHPDFMAARLDTGFYERHLQALTPAPDEAGGQLAATATALADAAHTTTTAGVTRFGAWRNLPSQPQLRRYRGEPDGREYEITYRTTRDGPAVDTQGVRVVVARPDRVTLESAGVIRHFTVSRHGDRVYVDTATGSYTFTALPRFTDPAERTEPGSLLAPMPGTVVRLAEGLAAGAAVEAGQPLIWLEAMKMEHRILAPATGTLTALHAAPGLQVEVGALLAVVTEPTDHDPEASEETA
- a CDS encoding acyl-CoA dehydrogenase family protein, translating into MSTVLETEEHQALRAAVAALGKRYGRDYMTSVVRDGAHPGELWAEAAKLGYLGVNLPEEYGGGGSGMAELSIVLEELGAAGSPLLMMVVSPAICGTVIARFGTDAQKRQWLPGLADGSLIMAFGITEPDAGSNSHRISTTARREGEEWVLTGRKVFVSGVDIADATLIVGRTEDARSGKLKPCLFIVPREAPGFQRSQIDMELQAPEKQFELVLDEVRLPADALVGDQDAGLLQLFAGLNPERVMTAAFGIGMGRYALGRAVEYAKTRQVWKEPIGAHQAIAHPLAQAHIELELARLMMQKAARLYDDGEDIAAGEAANMAKYAAGEACVKAVDQAVHTLGGNGLTREYGLGSLITASRVARIAPVSREMILNYVSHQSLGLPKSY
- a CDS encoding 4-coumarate--CoA ligase family protein, producing MAHVFRSDYPDVQPLDTAIHDAVLGQAAAEYGDAVALIDGTNDSSRLTYRQLDTFHRKIAAGLAAAGLAKGDVLALHSPNTIAYPAVFFAATRAGATVTTVHPLATADEFAKQLRDSSARWIVTVSPLLDTARRAAELVGGIEEIFVCDQAAGHTSVLDMLATTAPEPMITIDPAQDIAALPYSSGTTGIPKGVMLTHRSMATNLEQLRPFIPMGPGSRILAVLPFFHIYGLTALMNAPLRTGATVVVLPRFDLTQFLAAIETHRITGLYVAPPIVLALAKHPAVDRYDLSSLEYVVSAAAPLDAELAAACSRRLGLPPVRQAYGMTELSPGTHVVPLAAENPPPGAVGTLLPNTEMRIVSLDAPDEDAGTDTEGEILIRGPQVMKGYLGRPEATADMIDGDGWVHTGDLGRVDEDGWLFVVDRVKELIKYKGYQVAPAELEALLLTHESIADAAVIGVYDADGNEVPKACLVRQPSVAPVDLTADDVMAYVAERVAPYKKVRQVEFIDAVPRATSGKILRRELRDRENSRTAPDTPETTP
- a CDS encoding enoyl-CoA hydratase family protein; amino-acid sequence: MTLAAPTHERGITTLTLDSPANRNALSARLVGELSAALAGCGADDSVRAVVLTHTGNTFCAGADLTAPADPAAFVALMRQIVALPKPVVARVTGHVRAGGLGLLGACDISAAGPAATFALTESRLGLAPAVISLPLLPRTDPRAAARYYLTGERFDAAEAARISLITLAADDVDDALAPVLDGLRRASPQGLRASKELVTASVLETFEQHAEDLIARSAALFASAEAREGMTAFLERRDPAWVW
- a CDS encoding TetR/AcrR family transcriptional regulator, which gives rise to MGVVTQGRGPGPKQDRSRATRKRLLEAAVSCLAEHGWAGSTVSVVAERAGVSRGAAQHHFPTREDLFTAAVEYVAEERSAALRALPDQDRAAVVAALVDLYTGPLFRAALQLWVAASNEEQLRPRVTELEARVGRETHRIAVGLLHADENRPGVRETVQGLLDMARGLGLANVLTDDTARRRRVVAQWAAMVEDALG
- a CDS encoding GNAT family N-acetyltransferase; the protein is MSSTTPPFPARIELTEEGLVLRDWTESDLAAMPDLFDHPDVAHWTPFASPFDEEAARSCLDRARSQRAAGVTIRLAITVDGGAPLGEVMLRRAPEGTEIGYAVGPAHRGQGLAARAVRMMAAYAFEELGAEQVILELEAENAASVGVATRTGFSLLDVPLIEGEEKGRPYVLQTWGLNRP
- a CDS encoding MarR family transcriptional regulator, giving the protein MAVQNFSPALSVSAVSAPYPMAHPGYGKRTAPDELPARADDFALLPLRERYVAGFIERLPEGATMSVKCLAKQLPLYGQQAVGSALTALSAAGHLRRVRCAVGERDQVRWVFRTYWSRTSRDNEWWAAHLVPEHQECPPEPVPVPVAVPTPVPEVEPVAPPVAPAQRPAEPDRPAAAPAPSPSPSPSPSPAYLALAGLGRVDARLALSAADCTVLEALATRWFDRGVDTDYLTHALTAGLPLRVDSPVGFVRRRLNDKLPPALPTAPTPPPAGTPVRRVMMECTECGTPGRPEALPDGLCHPCRQPKTTTATGTSTGAPAEPPAERDITKLVAGLRDLLKAP